A region of Vibrio porteresiae DSM 19223 DNA encodes the following proteins:
- a CDS encoding ABC-ATPase domain-containing protein, translating into MDQLTSRLKKLEKQNYRAYQQIKGEYDFGDFTLFIDHIQSDPYAPASRLRAFRAWAPSGLAFLRDKSAAYQIAARDFIARSFAQFALHENDVEIALTGQTVLDSTSVVFTDEGIELRFRVNLPAEARQILAKKAINLLTFHLPKFVRRATMARELDLEALDQHCVVIEDQEALRNQLAEHGLIGFIANGSILPRLAGNSDLPMKEAVAFSAPESLAVTLMTPNRGAVTGLGIKSGITLVVGGGFHGKSTLLTAVERGIYNHIVGDGREYCVTDRQAMKIRAEDGRCVHNLDISNYINHLPMGRDTHSFSTQDASGSTSQAAWLQESIEAGATTLLIDEDTSATNFMIRDERMQALVSKGDEPITPLVDRIGQLRDMLGISTLIVMGGSGDYLDVADTVIQMHDYQAIDVTDKAKEVITHHPSTRNNECEHELQQIPARQFHCGGLQKILADGKFRVSAKGAHTLRFGRETVDLSALEQLESASEVNAIGWLWFQLAQNPGWAKKPAETIQAMLSQEWHKTMPNQGDLALPRVLDVMAALNRMRQAQFKA; encoded by the coding sequence ATGGATCAATTAACCTCAAGACTGAAAAAACTCGAAAAACAGAATTATCGTGCCTATCAGCAAATCAAAGGTGAATATGACTTCGGTGACTTCACCCTGTTTATCGATCACATCCAGTCCGATCCATACGCGCCAGCATCGCGTTTACGCGCATTTCGCGCTTGGGCACCCTCAGGATTGGCTTTTCTGCGCGACAAATCGGCAGCTTACCAAATTGCTGCCCGTGATTTTATCGCCCGCAGTTTTGCCCAATTTGCTCTGCATGAAAACGATGTGGAAATTGCGCTAACCGGTCAAACTGTGCTCGATTCCACCTCAGTGGTCTTTACCGATGAAGGGATTGAGCTGCGTTTTCGTGTCAATTTGCCAGCTGAAGCTCGCCAAATTCTGGCGAAAAAGGCCATTAACCTTCTAACCTTCCATCTGCCTAAATTCGTACGTCGTGCGACTATGGCGCGCGAATTGGACTTAGAAGCATTAGACCAACACTGTGTGGTCATTGAAGATCAAGAGGCGCTGCGCAATCAACTTGCTGAGCATGGCCTGATTGGTTTTATTGCCAATGGCAGCATTCTCCCACGCCTTGCCGGTAACAGTGATTTACCGATGAAAGAAGCGGTCGCATTCAGCGCACCAGAGTCACTTGCAGTGACTTTAATGACGCCTAACCGCGGCGCTGTGACGGGTTTGGGGATCAAAAGTGGCATCACTTTGGTCGTTGGCGGCGGTTTCCATGGCAAATCCACCCTGCTGACCGCGGTTGAACGTGGCATCTATAACCACATCGTTGGCGATGGCCGTGAATACTGTGTGACCGATCGCCAAGCGATGAAGATTCGTGCTGAAGATGGCCGTTGTGTGCACAACCTCGACATTTCAAATTATATCAACCATTTACCAATGGGGCGTGATACGCACTCTTTTAGTACGCAAGATGCGTCTGGTTCGACATCTCAAGCGGCTTGGCTGCAAGAATCCATTGAAGCTGGCGCGACAACTCTGCTTATCGATGAAGATACCTCAGCCACCAACTTCATGATTCGCGATGAGCGCATGCAAGCTCTTGTGAGCAAGGGCGATGAGCCAATCACCCCGCTGGTCGATCGTATTGGTCAACTGCGCGATATGTTGGGCATCTCAACACTGATTGTTATGGGTGGGTCAGGTGACTACCTTGATGTGGCAGATACTGTAATTCAAATGCACGATTACCAAGCCATTGATGTGACCGACAAAGCCAAAGAAGTGATCACTCACCATCCGTCAACGCGTAATAATGAGTGTGAGCACGAGTTACAACAAATTCCTGCTCGTCAATTTCATTGTGGTGGCTTACAGAAGATTCTTGCTGATGGCAAATTCCGCGTGAGCGCCAAAGGAGCACATACCTTACGTTTTGGTCGTGAAACTGTGGATTTATCAGCTCTTGAACAACTAGAGTCCGCTAGTGAAGTGAATGCGATTGGTTGGCTGTGGTTCCAGTTAGCACAAAATCCAGGATGGGCGAAAAAACCAGCAGAAACCATTCAAGCGATGCTGAGCCAAGAATGGCATAAAACAATGCCAAATCAAGGCGATTTGGCATTACCTCGCGTACTCGATGTGATGGCGGCGTTAAACCGCATGCGCCAAGCTCAGTTTAAAGCCTAA
- a CDS encoding DNA-J related domain-containing protein, giving the protein MSETHHLTATFQGYMENPLVWPIFEVLKHQPSGWKVHTLASHLGEIGFMPTLDDSSEKDLFKRNFLMMNALFQLQETLYPEKWLQVEAMDIVLSPMFQSQMHYIDTDNPLRDYYMQWENYEANEGEVKRLLNEFWTRYRKFVGGDEDHKNLSRLQALRLFELDETASAAQIRKTWRRLALRWHPDRENGNSEKFRILCEAWHVLRRDEFQDMFS; this is encoded by the coding sequence ATGTCAGAAACTCACCACCTCACAGCGACGTTTCAGGGCTACATGGAAAACCCATTAGTATGGCCGATTTTTGAAGTTCTGAAACATCAACCTTCCGGTTGGAAAGTGCATACCTTGGCGTCTCATTTGGGTGAGATTGGTTTTATGCCAACCCTTGATGATTCGTCGGAAAAAGATCTATTTAAACGCAATTTTCTGATGATGAATGCGCTCTTTCAACTGCAAGAAACCCTTTACCCAGAAAAGTGGTTACAAGTTGAAGCCATGGACATTGTGCTTAGCCCTATGTTCCAAAGTCAGATGCATTACATTGATACCGACAATCCACTACGTGATTACTATATGCAGTGGGAAAACTACGAAGCCAACGAAGGGGAAGTGAAGCGGTTATTGAACGAGTTTTGGACTCGTTATCGCAAGTTCGTTGGTGGCGATGAGGACCATAAAAACCTGAGCCGTTTGCAGGCCCTGCGACTGTTTGAATTAGATGAAACGGCCAGTGCAGCTCAAATTCGGAAAACCTGGCGACGTTTAGCGCTGCGTTGGCATCCGGATCGAGAGAACGGAAATTCGGAAAAATTCCGTATTCTTTGCGAAGCTTGGCATGTTCTGCGTCGAGATGAATTTCAGGACATGTTCAGCTAA
- the cutA gene encoding divalent-cation tolerance protein CutA has translation MNPQDFCIVLTTTNKQENAQQMIQVLLEQKLAACIQTMPISSHYVWQGEICHEEEVLLVIKTQLECYSDVEQTLTALHDYDVPQIVQVPITEGFHPYLAWIKQNTQKK, from the coding sequence ATGAACCCCCAAGATTTTTGTATCGTTTTAACCACAACGAACAAGCAGGAAAATGCCCAGCAAATGATCCAAGTCTTGCTGGAGCAAAAGCTTGCTGCATGCATCCAAACGATGCCCATCAGTAGTCACTACGTTTGGCAGGGCGAGATCTGTCACGAAGAAGAAGTGTTACTGGTGATCAAAACTCAACTTGAGTGTTACTCCGATGTGGAGCAAACACTAACTGCTCTTCACGATTATGACGTTCCGCAAATCGTGCAGGTGCCGATCACCGAAGGTTTTCACCCGTACCTCGCTTGGATTAAGCAAAATACACAAAAAAAATAA
- a CDS encoding ABC transporter ATP-binding protein, translating into MQSSIISATSLTQVVSTKQEQLTILKNVSLQIHAEETVAIVGTSGAGKSTLMTLLAGLEQPTQGEVHLLGQGLSTLNDEERAALRANSIGFVFQSFLLIPSLTALENVTLPCLLKGEKENTERAKALLEQVGLGHRLHHSPAQLSGGEQQRVALARAFMIQPQILFADEPTGNLDQATAQTVIDLLFKLNKDNGTTLVLVTHDPELAARCQRCFYMHAGELEERV; encoded by the coding sequence ATGCAATCATCCATTATTTCTGCGACATCGTTAACTCAAGTAGTCTCCACCAAACAAGAGCAATTAACAATCCTAAAAAATGTTAGTTTACAAATTCATGCCGAAGAGACGGTGGCTATTGTTGGGACATCTGGCGCGGGCAAATCCACTTTAATGACCTTGTTGGCTGGACTTGAACAGCCCACGCAAGGGGAAGTTCATCTACTAGGACAGGGGCTTAGCACCTTAAATGACGAGGAAAGAGCAGCGCTAAGAGCCAACTCTATCGGATTTGTGTTCCAGAGCTTTTTGTTGATCCCAAGTTTAACCGCCCTTGAAAATGTTACCTTACCTTGCTTGCTCAAAGGCGAAAAGGAAAACACTGAACGAGCCAAGGCGCTGCTTGAGCAAGTGGGACTGGGTCATCGCTTACATCACTCTCCAGCACAATTATCTGGTGGTGAGCAGCAGCGTGTGGCTTTGGCACGAGCTTTCATGATTCAACCACAAATTCTGTTTGCCGATGAACCAACGGGTAATCTCGATCAAGCAACTGCGCAAACCGTAATCGACTTACTGTTTAAGCTCAATAAGGATAACGGCACAACCTTGGTTTTGGTGACTCACGATCCAGAACTCGCCGCTCGTTGTCAGCGATGCTTTTACATGCATGCCGGCGAACTGGAGGAGCGAGTATGA
- the fabV gene encoding enoyl-ACP reductase FabV → MHIEPVIKGVVAKTAHPLGCEQAILQQIEFVKKAEPITQGPKRVLILGASSGYGLAARIALTFGGAQADTIGVSLERAPSETQTGSAGYYNNYYFKKHAENAGRTAVNINGDVFSQELKDQVIEAIETYFEGEVDLIIYSIASGKRRQANSDRFWHSFIKPIGDTVAGSTIILEDDRWQNLQLTPATDDELHSTIKVMGGEDWENWVDALINVDSIAQGCKTIAFSYMGPEITHPIYLDGTLGQAKIDLHQTSHSLNLKLANYDGGAYATVCKAVVTKASMVIPGLSPYMIALYKVMKEAGTHENTIGQMQRLFREKLYGHDKVRVDGERLVRMDDRELAPETQAKVNAILSELNEANFRELGDYAGFKQEFMQLNGFGFDAVNYQQDVDLSQYVNQDDE, encoded by the coding sequence ATGCACATAGAACCCGTTATTAAGGGTGTGGTGGCAAAAACCGCCCATCCATTAGGTTGCGAGCAAGCTATCTTGCAGCAAATTGAGTTTGTTAAAAAAGCAGAGCCTATCACTCAAGGGCCAAAACGAGTTCTGATTCTCGGCGCATCTTCTGGTTACGGTCTAGCAGCGCGTATCGCTCTCACGTTTGGTGGCGCTCAGGCTGATACCATTGGCGTATCGTTAGAAAGAGCTCCATCAGAAACGCAAACTGGCAGCGCTGGCTACTACAACAATTACTATTTCAAGAAGCACGCGGAAAACGCTGGTAGAACTGCAGTAAATATCAATGGCGATGTGTTCTCTCAAGAACTAAAAGATCAAGTCATTGAAGCCATCGAAACCTATTTCGAAGGCGAAGTCGATCTCATCATTTACAGTATTGCCAGTGGCAAACGTCGTCAGGCGAATTCCGATCGTTTCTGGCATTCGTTTATCAAACCGATTGGTGACACAGTAGCGGGGTCGACGATCATTCTTGAAGATGATCGCTGGCAAAATCTTCAACTCACACCAGCCACGGATGATGAGCTGCACAGCACGATCAAAGTGATGGGCGGAGAAGATTGGGAAAACTGGGTTGATGCCTTAATCAACGTTGATTCTATCGCCCAAGGGTGTAAAACCATCGCGTTCTCGTACATGGGACCAGAGATCACTCATCCGATTTATCTTGATGGCACACTTGGCCAAGCGAAAATCGACCTGCATCAAACCAGCCACTCGCTGAATTTGAAACTGGCTAACTATGACGGCGGAGCTTACGCTACGGTGTGTAAAGCCGTTGTGACTAAAGCGAGTATGGTGATTCCGGGTCTGAGCCCTTATATGATCGCTTTGTATAAAGTGATGAAAGAAGCAGGCACTCATGAAAATACCATTGGTCAAATGCAACGTCTATTTCGCGAGAAACTCTACGGACATGACAAAGTACGTGTCGATGGCGAGCGTCTAGTTCGCATGGATGACCGCGAGTTGGCTCCTGAAACTCAGGCCAAAGTGAATGCCATCCTAAGCGAACTCAACGAAGCGAATTTCCGTGAACTTGGCGACTACGCTGGATTTAAGCAAGAATTTATGCAGCTTAACGGCTTTGGCTTTGACGCAGTGAACTACCAACAAGACGTTGACCTGAGCCAATACGTAAACCAAGACGACGAATAA
- a CDS encoding DUF2238 domain-containing protein, protein MTVPRQLTWFTLGYAVLFIFSAVAPNSQSVWIAEIIPVMLILALTWWGSTLVPLSKTAYCLMFIWMAMHTIGAKYTFAEVPFHWFNQLIGSERNNFDRVAHFAIGLYAYPIAEIIIRRRLAHPWLARAFALFAIMSVAAGYEIIEWWYADLAGGENGIAFLGSQGDIWDAQKDMLCDTLGALCALSLLSWQCRHNPKRFQA, encoded by the coding sequence ATGACCGTACCTCGCCAACTCACTTGGTTTACGCTCGGCTACGCCGTGCTATTTATTTTTTCCGCCGTTGCACCAAATTCACAATCGGTGTGGATTGCTGAAATCATCCCAGTGATGCTGATTTTGGCTCTCACGTGGTGGGGCTCAACTCTTGTGCCCTTAAGCAAAACTGCCTACTGTCTTATGTTCATTTGGATGGCAATGCACACGATAGGTGCCAAATACACCTTTGCTGAAGTGCCATTTCATTGGTTTAACCAACTGATTGGTTCTGAGAGGAATAATTTTGACCGCGTCGCGCACTTCGCTATCGGTCTTTATGCCTATCCCATCGCTGAAATCATCATACGTCGACGTTTAGCTCACCCATGGTTAGCGCGTGCATTCGCTCTGTTTGCGATTATGAGCGTCGCTGCTGGCTATGAAATCATTGAGTGGTGGTATGCCGACTTAGCCGGTGGCGAAAATGGAATCGCCTTCTTAGGATCTCAAGGGGATATTTGGGATGCACAGAAAGATATGCTGTGTGACACACTCGGTGCACTGTGCGCATTGAGTTTATTAAGCTGGCAATGTCGCCACAATCCTAAACGCTTCCAAGCTTAA
- a CDS encoding arylesterase, with the protein MIRRLSLLLLLLCSTSATSQTLMILGDSLSAGYQMPIEQAWASLLSHELSEKGKNVTVVNASISGDTSGNGLARLPGLLTKHHPDVVLVELGANDGLRGFPTPLITNNLRQIVQQIQASNAKALVMQIRMPPNYGKRYTTMFYEVFAKVSEAEKVPLIPFYLEQIITKPEWIMADGLHPKPEAQAWIANYMANELLPYL; encoded by the coding sequence ATGATTCGAAGACTTTCCTTGCTGTTACTGTTGCTGTGTTCCACCAGCGCTACGAGTCAAACATTAATGATTCTCGGAGATAGCCTTAGCGCAGGTTACCAAATGCCAATCGAGCAGGCTTGGGCCAGTTTACTCAGTCATGAACTGAGTGAAAAAGGAAAAAATGTTACGGTTGTTAACGCTAGCATCTCAGGTGACACATCCGGTAACGGTTTAGCTCGGTTACCCGGATTGTTAACAAAACATCACCCTGATGTTGTATTGGTCGAGTTAGGGGCAAATGACGGGCTACGCGGTTTTCCTACTCCCTTGATTACCAATAACTTACGCCAAATTGTACAACAAATACAGGCCAGCAATGCAAAAGCACTTGTGATGCAAATTCGTATGCCTCCCAATTATGGCAAGCGCTATACCACTATGTTTTATGAGGTTTTTGCTAAGGTAAGTGAAGCGGAAAAAGTTCCTCTTATTCCCTTCTATCTTGAACAAATCATCACCAAACCAGAGTGGATTATGGCCGATGGTTTACACCCTAAGCCAGAAGCACAAGCATGGATCGCCAACTACATGGCTAACGAATTACTCCCATATTTATAA